In Ptychodera flava strain L36383 chromosome 21, AS_Pfla_20210202, whole genome shotgun sequence, a genomic segment contains:
- the LOC139122076 gene encoding phosphorylated adapter RNA export protein-like — protein sequence MEGKFGYRDDRQFHYSSGEDGNSFSDDGSTDEDETPWKRRKNDSNFSTKTNGAGMFVGQQTSDKGTSEHLCNSNRLGHKQVKGPNKIWSNVLQGQEEQEIEQHMINLDPSATVTARDVESYKFKPYRDTFRESLHSEEQSQRDHHHHHHHHEHHHHRHHGDTKRKRHWRDRHERQNVKERLGRRPNVRDRLGTRNEFYNVPIMVNEDDDPETVAQEIIKRLGEQKYDLIRKIVEVVGNKKALQLLRETEQVEETGGMMTQDGSRRRRPGGVYLTMLKSAVDISKEQLSVINEFSRKLENQAKKKAEKRRKCLQAKRFKTRLQGERSKDDQMVKRELQGEEAVDSNMEVADPGNMQLNQMQSMQSEFVKDGQRVKSEFIEDGQRIKSDFGQNIPADEL from the exons ATGGAAGGTAAATTTGGATACAGAGACGATAGACAATTCCATTATTCCAGTGGGGAAGAtggtaattctttttctgaTGATGGTAGCACTGATGAAGATGAAACACCATGGAAACGTCGAAAAAATGACTCCAACTTTTCTACAAAAACCAATGGAGCTGGAATGTTTGTTGGTCAACAAACAAGTGACAAAGGCACAAGTGAGCATTTATGTAATTCAAACAGATTAGGCCATAAGCAAGTAAAAGGACCCAATAAAATTTGGTCCAATGTCCTCCAAGgacaagaagaacaagaaattgaacaACACATGATTAATTTGGATCCTTCTGCCACTGTGACTGCACGAGATGTTGAGAGTTATAAATTCAAGCCATATAGAGATACTTTCAGAGAGAGTTTACATTCAGAAGAGCAGTCACAGCgagatcatcatcatcatcatcatcatcatgaacaccatcatcatagacaccatggagaTACAAAGAGAAAGAGACATTGGAGAGACAGACATGAAAGACAGAATGTTAAGGAACGCCTTGGCAGACGCCCTAATGTCAGAGACAGATTGGGCACCAGGAATGAATTTTACAATGTTCCCATCATGGTAAATGAAGATGATGATCCAGAAACAGTGGCCCAGGAAATCATTAAGAGATTAGGTGAACAAAAGTATGACCTGATACGAAAAATTGTTGAAGTTGTTGGTAACAAGAAAGCTTTACAGTTATTACGTGAGACTGAACAAGTGGAAGAAACAGGAGGAATGATGACACAG GATGGTTCAAGGAGACGAAGACCTGGAGGTGTATATCTGACCATGTTGAAATCAGCTGTAGATATATCAAAAGAACAACTGAGTGTCATCAATGAATTCAGCAGGAAGTTAGAAAATCAAGCCAAGAAAAAGGCAGAGAAAAGAAGAAAATGCTTACAGGCCAAGAGATTCAAAACACGGCTACAGGGAGAGCGTAGTAAAGATGATCAGATGGTCAAAAGAGAGTTACAAGGAGAGGAAGCAGTTGACAGCAACATGGAAGTTGCTGACCCTGGAAATATGCAGTTGAATCAAATGCAAAGCATGCAATCTGAATTTGTGAAAGATGGACAAAGAGTCAAATCTGAATTCATCGAAGATGGACAAAGAATCAAATCTGACTTTGGACAAAATATACCCGCAGATGAATTGTAg